The genomic window GCGATCTCCGCGCGGGCCTCCTCGTCGCGGCCGAGGCGCTCGAGCGCGAGGCCGCGACCGAGGCGCGCAAGCGGCGAGCGGGGCTCGAGGTCGGTCGCGGCGTCGAACAGGACGAGGGCGCGCGCCGCATCCCCTTCCTCGAGCGTCTCGCGGCCGCGCATGAGCAGCGGCGCGGCGGGCGCGCTCGCGCGGACGGGCCCGAACACGACGGGGCCCGCGATGGCCCTCGGCGCGCCCGCGGACGTGGCGGCAAGGGCGTGCGCGGGCTTGCTCCGTCGACCGCGGTGCGCGAGGGCGAGGGCGACGAGGAGCGCGAGGACGGCGAGCAGGATGAGCGCGGCAAGCGGCCATGAGATCGGCAGGCCGGGCATCGCGGGCGCCACGGCTCCGCTGTTCGCGGATGCCGTCGATCCATCGCCGAAAGCGGCGCCATCGAGCGTCGCGCCATCCGTCCCCGTTGCGGGAGCAAGAACGCTGAACGTGGTTTCGGCGGCGCGACCCTGCGACAGGGAGGGAAGCGCGCTTGCGACGTCGAACACGACACGGTACACGCCCGACAGGGAAGGCGCGACGATCGTGACGCTCGCCTCCGGAGGCGTGCCCGCCGCAAGCCGCAGCGTGAGCGCGGAGCCCGAGCGGTCGCATGGGCTCGTCGTGCTGCCGTCGGGGGCGACGACGAAGCACGTGACCTCCCCCTCCGCGACGAGACCGCCAACGACGGGAAGAGGATCGCCGTGGTATTCGAGCAGGACGCGGTCGCCGGGCTCCACGAGCCTCGGCGTCGCGGTCGCGGAGGCGGCGCTTGCGACCGGCGCGACGACGAGGAGGAAGGCGGCCGCCGCGACGCACGCCCGAAGGATGTTCGCGCGACCGGCCCCGACGGCGCTTACGCTGGTACGCATGGTGGTGCCTCAACCCCGTGGTTGAGGACCCTTCGCGCGGCGAGGGCTTCAAGCTTGCGACACTTTACCATGCCACGACATGTCTCGGATGCCGGCCACGACGGGCGCGGGCGGCGCTCACCACCGCGTCACGATGGCCTCCACGAGGATCGGCGTCGGGGGCCCTTCGAGCGCGACGTCGAGCACGAGGAGGCGGCGCGCGCTCGCGACCGCGACGCCGGGCGGGACCGCGGACCCCTCGTCGAGCCAGGGGCTCCGGTACCGCCCGTGCGTGAGCACGTTCTCCCACCATGCCGCCTGCTCAGAGGCGGAGAAGGATCCCGGCACCACGGCGCTCAGGATCACGGCGCGGTTCGCGACGGCAAGGAGGGTCGCGTCGCCCTCGACCGCGACGCGGTCGGCGTCCGGCGCGCCATCCACGTCCCAGGCCTTCGCCGCAAGCGGCCACGGGAGGGAGGCGAACAGCGGATGGGGGAAGGCCGCAAGCGCGTGCGTGCGCGCAAGGGAGATGGTCGCGGGAACGCGATCCCTCGCCGAAGCGGCGACGAGGCCGCTCAGCCACGCGCCCGCGGCGTGGTCGGATCCGAGGACCACGACGCGACCGCCCGTCCCTGCGAACGCGGCGAAGCTCGCGGGAAGGCCTGCGTGGTCGAGGGCCGCGTGCCGAGCGTGGGAGCCCGCGATGACGACGTCGTAGACGCCGCGCTCGAATCCCCACACCCCTTGATCGGGCCCCGCGCGCACCGCCACGTCGTCGATCGCCCATCCGCGGTTCCCGTCGTCCACCGCGTCCGACACCCAGCGGAAGCCGATGAGGAGACCTCCGGCGGCCGCCTCGACGCACCGCAGGCCCGCAAGGGGCATCTCGCGCGCGGTCCAGGCGTCGGGAGGGGTGGCGACGGTCCTCACGGGCCGGCTCGGGGCCGTCGCGAGCGGGATCCAGCTGAGGCCGCCGTCGCAGCTCGCCTCCAC from Candidatus Thermoplasmatota archaeon includes these protein-coding regions:
- a CDS encoding tetratricopeptide repeat protein, giving the protein MRTSVSAVGAGRANILRACVAAAAFLLVVAPVASAASATATPRLVEPGDRVLLEYHGDPLPVVGGLVAEGEVTCFVVAPDGSTTSPCDRSGSALTLRLAAGTPPEASVTIVAPSLSGVYRVVFDVASALPSLSQGRAAETTFSVLAPATGTDGATLDGAAFGDGSTASANSGAVAPAMPGLPISWPLAALILLAVLALLVALALAHRGRRSKPAHALAATSAGAPRAIAGPVVFGPVRASAPAAPLLMRGRETLEEGDAARALVLFDAATDLEPRSPLARLGRGLALERLGRDEEARAEIARAAATAPAEPSVFYHQARLLVAGGRAKDAVAKLRVALNLDPALAPTARGDRAFAALAQDDAFRRIVGTGAD